A genomic segment from Salvia splendens isolate huo1 chromosome 13, SspV2, whole genome shotgun sequence encodes:
- the LOC121762639 gene encoding arsenate reductase 2.2-like: MFAEDCSMFAEILRSLVRIRQVGLFEIIILICCFPFPHAIKAQFAAKEKNKKTMSGEDETAASEAAAEEMARSITYITGSQLLPLIRRPNIAIIDVRDDERSYDGHIAGSLHYASDTFMDKLPNLVEATKGKDTLVFHCALSQVRGPKCARRFAEYVADAKDLGVKDIVVLERGFNGWESSGRPVCRCNNIPCKGGESKP; this comes from the exons ATGTTTGCGGAGGACTGTAGTATGTTTGCCGAAATCCTTAGGTCGCTGGTTCGAATCCGGCAGGTCGGACTTTTTgagattattattttaatttgttgttttcccTTTCCGCATGCTATAAAGGCCCAATTTGCGGccaaagagaaaaataaaaaaacgatGAGTGGGGAAGACGAGACTGCGGCATCAGAAGCAGCAGCGGAGGAGATGGCGCGTAGCATCACGTACATCACCGGCTCTCAGCTTCTCCCTCTCATCCGCCGCCCTAACATCGCCATCATCGACGTCAG GGATGACGAGAGGAGCTACGACGGCCATATAGCGGGATCCTTACACTATGCGAGCGATACGTTTATGGACAAATTACCGAATCTCGTTGAAGCTACCAAAGGCAAGGATACTCTCGTTTTCCACTGCGCTCTAAGCCAG GTTCGAGGACCCAAATGTGCTCGAAGGTTTGCTGAGTATGTTGCTGATGCAAAAGATTTGGGAGTGAAAGATATAGTAGTTCTCGAGCGTGGATTTAATGGTTGGGAATCTTCGGGTAGGCCTGTTTGCCGCTGCAACAACATTCCCTGCAAGGGTGGTGAGTCAAAACCCTAA
- the LOC121762607 gene encoding serine/threonine protein phosphatase 2A 57 kDa regulatory subunit B' beta isoform-like, translated as MHTLYIRNIHEMTKAEMFHKIIKIGHRKVAKTDDDFAHPTPVRPNSPQPPQMPAAAAPELPPLSAIENLPTFRDVVAVDRHDLFSQKVKICCVQFDFSDTLKSAKEKEIKRLTLIELVEFIQSGSGKITEANQGELIQMISTNIFRCLLPASHETTDSVNAEAEDENPFFDPSWPHLHLVYELLLQYVVSPDTDTKTAKRYIDHLFVMKLLDLFDSEDPRERECVKTILHRIYGKFMVHRPFIRKAINNIFYSFVYETGRQNGMAELLEILGSIINGFALPMKKEHKVFLARVLIPLHKPKALGMYHGQLSYCITQFVEKDCRLADTIVMGLLKCWPVTNSQKEVLFLGELEEVLDVTNTVEFQRCMVPLFRQIARSINSSHYQVAERALFLLNNDHIVELISQNRSVILPILFDALQKNTQSHWNQVVHGLSLNVQITFMEMDGDLFEECRKQYKEREGKCRELEEQRELTWQRLEAAAASAV; from the exons ATGCATACATTATACATACGTAACATACACGAGATGACGAAAGCCGAGATGTTTCACAAGATAATAAAGATAGGCCACCGCAAGGTGGCGAAAACTGATGACGATTTCGCCCACCCTACGCCGGTACGGCCAAATTCACCCCAGCCACCGCAAATGCCTGCTGCCGCGGCGCCGGAGCTGCCGCCTCTCAGCGCAATCGAAAATCTACCGACGTTTCGAGACGTTGTAGCTGTGGATCGCCACGATTTGTTTTCGCAGAAGGTAAAGATATGCTGCGTGCAATTTGATTTCTCTGACACTCTGAAATCGGCCAAGGAGAAGGAAATTAAGCGGCTGACTTTGATTGAGCTCGTCGAATTTATTCAATCCGGTTCTGGAAAAATTACCGAGGCGAATCAAGGGGAATTGATTCAGATGATTTCTACCAACATTTTCCGGTGCTTGCTCCCTGCCTCCCACGAAACGACAGATTCTGTGAATGCTGAAGCTGAAGATGAGAATCCCTTTTTTGATCCTTCTTGGCCACATTTGCATCTGGTTTATGAGCTGCTATTACAGTATGTGGTCTCACCGGATACAGATACAAAGACTGCCAAGCGCTACATTGATCATTTATTTGTTATGAAATTGCTTGATTTGTTTGATTCTGAAGATCCAAGGGAGAGGGAGTGTGTGAAGACTATTTTGCATAGGATATATGGGAAGTTTATGGTTCATAGGCCATTTATTAGGAAGGCGATAAACAATATATTCTATAGCTTCGTGTATGAGACAGGGAGGCAGAATGGGATGGCGGAGCTGCTGGAGATACTAGGGAGCATCATCAATGGTTTTGCATTGCCAATGAAGAAGGAGCACAAGGTGTTTCTTGCACGAGTTTTGATACCGCTCCACAAACCAAAGGCGCTAGGGATGTATCACGGCCAGCTATCATATTGTATTACACAGTTTGTGGAGAAGGATTGCAGATTGGCGGATACCATTGTTATGGGACTATTGAAGTGTTGGCCGGTCACCAATTCGCAGAAGGAGGTTCTTTTTCTTGGGGAACTTGAGGAAGTGTTGGATGTGACGAACACCGTGGAGTTTCAGCGGTGCATGGTTCCTCTGTTTAGACAGATTGCTCGTTCCATCAATAGCTCTCACTACCAG GTTGCAGAACGAGCTCTTTTCTTATTGAACAATGACCACATTGTAGAACTGATTTCCCAGAATCGGAGTGTTATCTTGCCAATCCTTTTtgatgctttgcaaaagaataCACAATCTCATTGGAACCAGGTAGTACACGGCTTAAGTCTTAATGTTCAGATAACATTCATGGAGATGGATGGCGATCTATTTGAAGAGTGCCGGAAGCAGTACAAAGAGAGGGAAGGCAAGTGCAGGGAGCTGGAGGAACAACGAGAACTAACATGGCAACGGCTAGAAGCAGCTGCTGCTTCTGCAGTGTGA
- the LOC121762620 gene encoding phosphoribosylformylglycinamidine cyclo-ligase, chloroplastic-like, whose amino-acid sequence MNTSCKPNAELSRCIWNSTRPIGKGDLARGLLPFSSKNEIRIRRGTRKVRAVVSMSRTEAAEKSDGLTYKDAGVDIDAGSELVKRIAKMAPGIGGFGGLFPLGDSYLVAGTDGVGTKLKLAFETGIHDTIGIDLVAMSVNDIITSGAKPLFFLDYFATSRLDVDLAEKVIKGIVDGCQQSDCALLGGETAEMPDFYADGEYDLSGFAVGIVKKDSVIDGKNIEVGDVLIGLPSSGVHSNGFSLVRRVLERSGLALKDNLPGSSLSLGEALMAPTVIYVKQVLDIISRGGVKGIAHITGGGFTDNIPRVFPKGLGALIYENSWDVPPVFKWIQEAGRIEDAEMSRTFNMGIGMVLVMKEEAALALLQVDHGKNSVYRIGEVVSGDGVSY is encoded by the exons ATGAATACTTCCTGCAAACCAAACGCAGAGCTCTCCCGCTGTATCTGGAATTCCACTAGGCCTATTGGTAAAGGTGATTTAGCAAGAGGACTCTTGCCTTTCTCTTCCAAGAATGAAATTAGAATTAGAAGAGGAACTAGGAAAGTAAGAGCTGTGGTTTCTATGTCGAGAACCGAGGCCGCAGAGAAGAGTGATGGACTCACGTACAAGGATGCCGGTGTTGACATCGATGCTGGCTCCGAGCTTGTTAAGAGGATAGCCAAGATGGCTCCGGGAATCGGAGGTTTTGGGGGGCTCTTTCCATTAG GGGATTCCTATTTGGTTGCTGGCACGGATGGAGTGGGAACAAAACTTAAGCTTGCTTTCGAGACTGGAATCCATGATACCATCGGCATTGATTTg gtTGCGATGAGTGTTAATGACATTATCACATCAGGAGCTAAGCCTTTGTTTTTCCTTGATTACTTTGCCACAAGCCGTCTGGATGTTGACCTTGCGGAGAAG GTCATCAAAGGCATTGTAGATGGTTGCCAACAATCTGATTGTGCCCTTCTTGGGGGAGAG ACTGCAGAGATGCCTGATTTTTATGCTGATGGTGAGTATGATCTGAGcggctttgctgttggcatcgTAAAGAAGGACTCTGTTATTGATGGAAAAAACATCGAGGTTGGTGATGTCCTCATTGGTCTTCCGTCCAGTGGAGTGCACTCAAATGGCTTCTCTCTTGTCAGAAG GGTTTTAGAAAGAAGTGGCCTTGCTTTGAAAGACAATCTTCCTGGCTCGTCTCTTAGTCTGGGCGAAGCTCTGATGGCCCCGACTGTTATATACGTAAAGCAG GTTCTTGACATCATTAGCAGAGGTGGTGTCAAAGGGATTGCCCACATCACGGGCGGTGGTTTCACTGACAACATACCCCGTGTTTTCCCAAAGGGCCTTGGTGCTCTCATATACGAGAACTCGTGGGATGTTCCTCCTGTTTTCAAGTGGATTCAAGAG GCTGGAAGAATAGAAGATGCGGAGATGAGCCGGACTTTTAACATGGGGATCGGGATGGTGCTCGTGATGAAGGAGGAGGCGGCTCTCGCATTACTTCAAGTCGATCATGGCAAGAACTCGGTGTATCGGATTGGTGAGGTTGTTAGCGGTGATGGTGTGAGCTACTGA
- the LOC121762631 gene encoding E3 ubiquitin-protein ligase RZFP34-like: protein MDGDLRNHEKSHSHVDGDECRTEMGFGNYGCSHYRRRCKIIAPCCNEVFDCRHCHNEAKNLIDVDTLERHDIPRHEVKRVICSLCNTEQDAQQICISCGVCLGKYYCSKCKFFDDDVSKNQYHCDKCGICRTGGEENFFHCDRCECCYSNLLKESHLCIEKAMHHNCPICFEYIFDTTKDITVLPCGHTIHLDCVKEMETRFQYTCPVCLKSYCDMTRVWEKLDEEVALTPMPQIYQNKMVWILCNDCGETSEVNYHILAHKCLNCKSYNTSQTRGGHASCSSGVSEML from the exons ATGGACGGTGATCTGAGGAATCATGAGAAATCTCATTCACATGtagatggtgatgaatgcaggacaGAGATGGGGTTTGGCAACTATGG CTGCTCACATTATCGGAGGAGGTGCAAGATCATAGCACCTTGTTGCAATGAAGTATTTGATTGCAGGCACTGTCACAATGAAGCAAAG AATTTGATAGATGTTGATACACTTGAACGCCATGATATCCCGCGTCATGAAGTAAAAAGG GTCATCTGCTCATTGTGTAATACGGAACAAGAT GCTCAACAAATATGTATTTCTTGTGGCGTTTGCTTGGGGAAGTACTATTGCTCAAAATGCAAATTCTTCGATGATGAT GTTTCAAAGAATCAGTATCACTGCGATAAATGTGGAATCTGCAG AACTGGTGGTGAAGAAAACTTTTTTCACTGTGATAGATGTG AGTGTTGCTACTCAAACTTGTTGAAAGAGTCACACTTATGCATAGAGAAAGCCATGCATCACAACTGCCCCATTTGCTTCGAG TATATTTTTGATACAACCAAAGACATAACGGTCCTCCCCTGTGGCCACACAATTCATCTCGACTGTGTTAAAGAGATGGAAACTCGTTTCCA GTATACTTGCCCAGTTTGCTTGAAATCATACTGTGACATGACCCGTGTCTGGGAAAAGCTTGACGAAGAGGTTGCTTTGACACCTATGCCTCAAATCTACCAAAATAAAATG GTGTGGATCCTTTGCAATGACTGTGGAGAAACAAGTGAGGTGAACTATCACATTTTGGCTCACAAATGCTTGAACTGCAAGTCTTACAACACGAGTCAGACGAGAGGAGGCCATGCATCCTGCTCGTCTGGAGTATCCGAGATGCTCTGA
- the LOC121762632 gene encoding alpha carbonic anhydrase 7-like — MKSRNKKHNILDPVLILLLILIASESSTPQEVEDEREFDYSENGEKGPAKWGEIKKEWSECSIGSMQSPIDLSNERVRIISDEDKKINYRAANATVKNRGHDIQIEWLGDGGSVVINGSDYPLRQAHWHSPSEHTIHGRSYDMELHLVHLNTDPNLQNKIYVLGVLYKIGKPDKFLSKFIPSIRSMIDMKDEEVAVGMIDATDINVHNKKYYRYMGSLTVPPCTQGVIWTINKKVRTVSMDQVKLLREAVHDYAEKNARPLQPKNSRDIFICSPVDDI, encoded by the exons ATGAAGAGCAGGAACAAGAAGCACAACATTCTTGATCCAGTTCTGATTCTGTTGCTCATTTTGATTGCATCAGAATCAAGCACTCCTCAAGAAGTGG AGGATGAAAGAGAGTTTGACTATTCAGAAAATGGTGAAAAGGGTCCAGCAAAATGGGGAGAGATAAAGAAAGAATGGAGTGAGTGCAGCATTGGAAGTATGCAGTCTCCAATAGATTTGTCAAATGAGAGAGTTAGAATTATTTCAGATGAAGATAAGAAGATCAATTATAGAGCTGCTAATGCAACTGTCAAGAATAGAGGACATGACATTCAA attgaaTGGCTTGGTGATGGTGGATCAGTTGTGATCAATGGCAGTGACTACCCTCTCCGACAAGCCCACTGGCATTCTCCCTCCGAGCACACTATCCATGGAAGAAg TTATGACATGGAGTTACACTTGGTGCACCTGAATACAGATCCCAACCTCCAGAATAAAATTTATGTCCTTGGAGTCCTATACAAGATTGGAAAACCTGACAAATTTCTCTCCAAG TTCATTCCAAGTATAAGGTCGATGATTGATATGAAGGACGAAGAGGTAGCAGTGGGGATGATCGATGCAACGGATATCAATGTGCACAACAAAAAGTATTACAGATACATGGGTTCTCTCACTGTTCCTCCATGTACACAAGGAGTTATTTGGACTATCAATAAGAAG GTAAGAACTGTTTCCATGGACCAGGTGAAGTTGCTTAGAGAAGCTGTTCATGAT TACGCGGAGAAAAATGCAAGGCCATTGCAACCCAAAAACAGTCGAGACATTTTCATTTGCAGCCCTGTAGATGATATTTGA